In the Candidatus Poribacteria bacterium genome, CTTTTCTGAACTTGAGGTAGACGTGAGACCTTTTGAAGACAGTGGGCTTGAAATCGTTTATAAAGTCGTTGAAAGTCCGAAAATCTCGGGTATCAATATCATCGGCAATGAAAATTTAGGACTCGGCAAACTCAAAGACGAACTGACGCTCCGTCCCTCTGAGATATATAGCGATCGACGCAGATGGGAAAGTGAACGCGCCCTCAGGCAACTTTACCACGAAAAGGGATACTATCTCGTCGGCATCCAAACGCATCTCGATGCGTCAAAAACTGATGAGACATCAGACCCTGACGAGGAAAATACCGTTCAGGTCACCTTTGAGATAAATGAAGGTCCCAGGGTCCGAATTGAGGAAATCAACTTTATTGGAAACGCACAAGTTACCAATAGTAAACTCGAAAAGAAACTGAAAACCCGTACCGGTAAACCCTTCGATCAGATGCTGTTTGAAGAAGAAGACCTCTCATTGAACCTGCGCAATTACTATCAAGATCTCGGTTTTGCACAGGTAAAAATTCTGGGCTATGAAAAACGGTTTACGGAAGACAAAACAGGATTGGTACTTGATATTACGGTTGATGAAGGTCCCGAATTCATTATTGGAACTTATACACTGGAGTTAGAAGGCGGGGCAAAAACCCTCTTCTCAGAAAAGAAAATACGTAATATGCTCGATCCAGCGGAAGGTGAGATTTTTAACCGCGCCACGTTTGATGAATCCATCGGAAAATTACAGCAAGCTTATCTCGATAAAGGCTACCTACTCTCAGAGATTCTACCGATCCCTATTTTTGATGAAGAGAACGGTGTGGTTAACATTACCCTACAAATCAACGAAGGGGATGTGACTATCATTGATAACGTAACTATTACAGGGTTAGAAAAAACGAAGGAGTACGTTGTCAAACGCGAATTGGATTGGTTGGGCATTAAATCCGATGAATTATTGGATGTAAAATCCCTGCGCAAAGCGCGGCAACGGTTATTCCAGATGGGTTCCTTCATTCGTGCTGTCGACTTTGTGCCAAGCCCCACTGGCGAGGAAAATCGGCAGGAATTAAAGGTAAATATCGCCGAAACACCTCGGACAGGCATGCTAAGTCTTGGTGGTGGCTACGGGAGTGAAGGGGGTATCTTCGGGGTCGCGGAAGTCGGACAAAACAACTTCCGAGGGCGTGCCTATCGCGTCCACTTAAAAGGGGAATTAGGAACCCGGGATCACCATACCGCTGAACTCAGTTTTGGAACGCCATGGATTTTGGGTACGCCGACCCGATTGAATGCTCGTCTCTACAACAACCGTCGCTTCCGTCGGTACTACGGAACGGTAGGATCCGCACTTCGCAGCCGTAGTCTCTATGGCTCTTACTACAATACCGATCGCTATATGTGGAGTCGGCGCGGCGCGTCCTTGACCCTCGGACACCCTATCGGGCAAGACATCGACGCTTCAGTGAGTTTCCGTAACGAACATGTCGAAACGAGTAGCCAGACGCTCAATAACGAAGAATCTTCGTTGTATAATCGCTCCACACGAAGCGTCCGGTTCACCTTGGGAAGGGATACGCGAGACTACCGGACTTCGCTATTCGATCCAGCAGGCGGTTCATTCAATACACTCTCTTACGAATACTCAGGCGGTATTTTAGGAGCGGACAATCAATTCCAGAAATACTACGCGGATACCAGTTGGTTCTACAACCCTTGGTGGAATCACGTCATCGCCCTACATGGACGCGCCGGTCTCATGCGCAGTGAAAGCACCGACTCCTATTTTCTTTTCTACGAACGCTTTTTCCTCGGTGGTGTAGACTCCATTCGTGGTTATGAGGACTGGGAAATTTATCCCGATCCAGATGAATCTGGTGTTATCAATCCTTACGGTGGCGATAAAGTATTCTTCGCGAACTTGGAATATCGTATCCCTATTTCTCAGCAGCTCACAGGTGCGCTGTTCTTCGATATAGGACAAGTATGGGATGAAAACACTAAAAACGTTTTTAGTCAAATCAATATGAAACGCGGACTCGGTGTCGAGGCAAGACTCACTATGCTCGGTATGTTAGTTCGACTCGGTTGGGGTTACGGCTTGGATCGGATTACCGGAGAACCCGCGGGTAAGTTCCACTTTACTGTTGGTCCCGGTTTTTAGGAGTACTTTTGGACACCTCTTCTGCAGGTGTCCTCATCAATTTCAGGAGACACAACTACCAATTTCTCTTTCAAGAGAAAGGACACTGAACTATGAAATCATTTCAGTTGGGGGCTTGCAAAGCACGCCTAACCCTATTATTATTCGTTTTTTTCGCCGCTTTCTGTCTCAGTTCGGGAAGTATCGGTCAAGAATCTTTCAAAATCGGGGTCGTGAACACACAAGTGGTTTTGGAAGGTTCTCAACAAGCAACAGATGCCACCGACATACTCAAAGCAGCAAGTGAACGCCTGAGAACGAAGTTGGATACACTTGGAGAAGAAATACGGACCCTTCAAGAAAAGAAGGCGAAAACTGAACTCTTTGTCGAACGGGCACAGACAGCGGATTTGGATAACGAAATTCGTCTCAAGCAACAGGAATACCAGCGTGAGGTCGAAATCGGGCAACAGGCACTGCTTGAAAAAGAGCAAGAGCTCATGGAACCCATTTACAACAGCCTTCAAGAACTGATTGTCAAAGTCGGTGAATCCGAAAACTTTGACATTATCCTCGAAAAACGGCTTATTACGCTTTATGTGAAAGAAGAATTTGATTTGACACAGCGGCTCATCGGCTTGATGAACGAAGCAAAAGCCGAAACCTCCGAATAACACAGCACTGCCTAAACTCCGTGTGGTCAAGGTTTATAACCCCGATACAGTTCCACGGAGAAAGGATTATGGCTAAATGGTATGAAACTTAAGGAAATTTGTGAACGCCTCAATGGTGATCTCTCAGGGGATGGGGATATTGAAATTACAGGCGTTTCTGGAATCAATGAGGCACTTCCGACTCACATTACCTTTGTTGCCAACCCGAAATATCTCGCCGCTATTGCAACGACGCAAGCCGGCGCGATTATCATCGGTCAAGGTGTCAATGGTAACGGAAAGCCGACGATTCGTGTTGAAAACCCATACTGGGCTTTTGTAAAAGTCTTGGAAATGTTCTCATGGGACAAAAATCATCGCGCACTTCCAGGGGTCGATGAAACAGCAATTTTAGGAAAAAATGTCAAACTTGGCGAGCGGGTCTCAATCCAAGCGTTTACCTATATCGCAGACAACGTCGAAATCGGAGATGACACTGTCATCCAGCCTTTTGTTTATATCGGTGAAGGCTCTAAAATCGGTGCCAATGGACTCATCTATCCACATGTCAGTATCCGTGAAGAGGTAACCATCGGTGACCGTGTGATCATCCACTGCGGTGCTGTTATCGGTAGCGACGGTTTCGGATTCGCGCCCGTTAGCAACCGGCACCATAAAATCCCTCAGATTGGTACTGTCGTCATTGAGGATGATGTTGAGATCGGCGCGAATACCACCATTGACAGAGCAACGCTTTCTGAAACACTTATCAAACGCGGTACCAAACTGGATAACCTCGTTCAAATTGCACACAACGTCGTCATTGGAGAAGATTGCTGCCTCGCAGCACAAGTCGGCATTGCTGGGAGTACGATACTCGGTGACCGGGTGAATATCGCGGGGCATGGCGGTGCCGCGGGGCACCTGACACTTGGCGAGGACAGCGTTGTTTACGCCAAGTCGGCAGTCACAAAGGATATGCCGCCCGGAAGTCATCTTTCTGGATTTCCAGCGCGTCCACATAAACAGGAATTGCGAATCCACGCCGCGACCCGTAAATTGCCTGAATTGCTCCCAGAATTCGCAAAACTCCAAAAACGAGTTGCTGAACTTGAAGCAAAAATTCAAGAGTCGGAGGATGCCTCGTAGGAACACTGCCGAACCCTTAACTAATCCCTTGCTGAAAAAATTGGGGACGAACAGATGAAAACGGTGTTAGCCTACCTTGAACTGGCGCGTCCTTTGAACGGAATTATTGCCTTTATCTCCGCATGGCTCGGTGGGTTATTCGCAAGTCAAGGCACTACAGAAAATCTGTTAGATACACGGCTGCTATTAGTTTCTATCTCTGCGTTATTGCTCCTATCTGCTGGAAATGCCATAAACGATTATTGTGACTACAAGATAGACCGAATTAACCGCCCCCAAAGACCCCTTCCTTCTGGACAGATTCAGAGACGACACGCCTTAATTTTCGCAATAGTTCTTATCGTCATCGGTATCTATCTTGGAACCCTCATTAATAGAAACGCAACAGGCATTGCGATCCTCGTATCCGTCGCGCTTGTCAGCTATGCCTTCTGGTTGAAACGCACCGTCTTTGTCGGAAATTTGGTCGTCAGCGGCTTAACCGGCGTAACCTTCATTAGTGGCGGTGTAGCGATAGAATCGGTGCAAGGCACACTCGTGCCAGCGATTTTTGCGTTCCTCTTTACAGCGGCACGGGAAATTATCAAAGACCTTGAGGATACAGACGGCGATATGAAAAACGGTGTGAGGACGCTTGCGATTCTCAACCGGCACCTTGCAGTAGCAGCAGCGCTCGGTTTCATGGCACTCGTTATCCTATTTAGCCCTATCCCGTATCTGTTCGGGTGGTACTCATGGCATTACCTATTCGCCGTTGTAATTGGTGTCGATTTCGTCTTGATTGGGTTGGCAATTCGGCTATTGCGTGACGCTTCCAAAGAAAGTTGTGCCTCCATTCAACACTGGATGAAATGGGATATATTTGTCGGACTTGGTGCAATCTATCTCGGAATATTTCTATGACAAACTACGATGAAGTCATCGCTTTCTTAGAAAGAGAAAACCCAGATGCCGAAGAGGTCTTGCAGTTTAAACAGGCATATCAGACCTTTTTGGAGATCGGAGAATGGCATCCGACCTATCAGGTGCTTACCACTGGTTGGCAAACACTTGATGGGGTCTTACTCATGACCCCGGAAAATCTGCTTGATGTTGACTATCGGGTTTATCTCTCTGCCACGACTGAACGCAGTTTGAGGGAACTACTCCTCGCTTTTCCAAGACGATGCTCTGGAATGTTTCATCCAATAGAGAATTGGATGGACAATGGAATTCGTGACATCTTAGAAGGCGAAGTCGTCCATACAGACCCTGGCAGATTTTATCGGGGTGTTAAACGTGGCAGCGGCACAGTCTCAGTGCAACGGACTGTCTCTAAACGCAAAGACGCGGTTGCCACACATATTCGCAAACTCGGGACCTTGAAGGGCAAACTTGAGCATTCACAATTTGTTGTCGAAGGCGACCTGATGATAGAACGAGCCGTTAGCGACGGCTTGCCCATTGAAGCACTCTTTTATACCACAGCACTCCTGGCAACACCAAACGGAAAGAGCCTCCTAAAACGGTCATTGGCAGATAACATCTCCTGTTATCAGGTCAGTGATGGTGTGATGGGTTCAGTTACCACAACCCGTCCGGTACCATCGGTCGTGGCATCGGTACATTTTAAGTTCAAACACTTTTTGCCAGATGCCGGTGAACCTAACTTTCACTTCAGTCCGCAATGTACAATGCTCATTGCCGAGAACATTGCCAACCCAGACAATTTAGGTATGACCTTGCGGACAGCAGATGCTGCAGGAGTGTCTGCTGTCTTGCTAAGTAGTATAGGCGCAAGTCCATTTCACAAAAACTGCATTCGTGCGTCACGAGGGGCAGTTGGACGGTTGCCATTGTATTACGCAACAGATATTGTCCAAGTAGTTACGAGACTCCGGGCAGTGGGTTGGAACGTCCTCGGTGGAACATCCAGTGCAGAAAAAGAACTACAGACCACGAGTTTCTCACTACCAACTGCTATCATTGTAGGCAACGAAAACACAGGGCTCTCCGCAGAAGTGCGCGAATCCTGCACAGAACTCGTCCGCATCCCGATGGCATCAGGGCAATCGTCCCTCAATGTAGCAGTCGCAGCCGGTGTTCTACTCTATGAACTGACACGACAGCACAGAATTTGACAAATTGCGGTAAATATGGTAAAATTTCTCATTAAGGAGTAGACGGCGTGCAAGATTGTCAAAAAAAGACAGCTTTCAAGCCGAGATCTAAGATGGCTAAAAAAAGGACAAATCGCATTTGAGATCAAATTGGGTTCTGAATCACTTTAATGAAGTGCTAAAAAAATATAGTGCTGGTTATTTCGTCCTAATTGATCCGGAGGAGTGCGAACTTGCAATGTGTGCCAAACTTGCAGGTGAGATCGAGAAGGCTGGGGCAGATGCAATTTTACTGGGCGGAAGCTTTTTAACCAACGATTTGCATCCGATCGCAACAGCACTTAAGCAGGAGACAACACTCCCAATTGTACTCTTCCCGGGCGATTCGATGCATCTGACACCTCACGCTGACGCTATCCTCTATATCAGTCTTATCAGTGGACGTAATCCAAACTACCTTATTGGGGAACAAGTGAAAGCTGCGCCGTGGATACAGCGCTACAGGCTTGAAGCCATCCCTACGGGCTACATGCTCATCGAAGGGGGCAGCAGAACTGCCGTTGAATTTATGAGTGGAACAACACCCATCCCGCGGGATAAACCCGATATCGCGGGACCACACGCATTAGCTGCAGAATACCTCGGCATGCAGATGGTGTATTTAGAGGCTGGCAGCGGCGCAGCACATCCTGTTCCTAACGAAATGATCTCTACAGTGAAAGCGCAAATCAACATTCCTCTCATCGTCGGTGGCGGTATCCGTACACCGGAAATCGCCGCGAAAATAGTGGCAGCGGGTGCCGATTTCGTTGTAACAGGCAACGTTCTTGAGAAAAACGGCTCTTTTGAATTGATGAAAGCGTTCGCTGACGCTGTTCACGGTCACGCTGTCGAGGTTTCCTAACCTCGCCAATGTAAAGGGAATTATAGGCTTTACTATATTTGAACCGAACTTGCACAAAAAAGGATTTCATCATGTCTGACGTTAAAAAGATATACATAGAAACAGAAATAGAACCGAATCAGGAAAACGATCCTGATGAGCCCGAAGAAAAAACATTTGTTGCACGTATGCGGGAGATCGCAGAAACAGCACTTGACACAATTAAATCGGAAGTCAAAAAAGAGATAGAAGCGCACATCGCGCCGGTTGAAGAAACAGCTGCGAATCTCAGTTCAAAAATCAAAGAAGAAGTCGCAGCAACTGTCCAACGCGTGCATGAACAGTATGAAACCGAACGCGAAGCGTTGTTTCGTACCGAACTCGAAAAAGAGGTGGAAGCGGCGGTAGAACACGTCCACGAAGCATATAAAGCCGAACGCGATCTATTGCTACGGACAGCCGCGGAAGCTGAGAATACCAAAAAACGGATGGAAACCGACTACCAACGAAAACTCAAGTACGCCAACGAAGAAATCTTGGAAGGAATGGTGCCGGTGCTTGATAGCCTTGAAGCCGCCATTAAGAGCGCAACTGAGAAGGTTGAAACCGACGATGCCTCACCCGAAATTACGACCTTCAGTGAAGGAGTCGAACTTGTTCACAAGCAGTTGCTAACCGCACTCAGCAACCACGGCCTTATACCTATTGAAGCTGTCGGTAAAACGTTTGATCCCTACCGACATGAGGCGTTGATGGCGGTCGCATCAGATGAAATACCAGAAGGTGAAGTGATGGAAGAATTTCGACGCGGGTACATGCTACATACTCGTGTTCTACGCGCATCACAAGTAGTCGTTTCGCAAGGACCCACCATAGAAGAAGTGAGTAAAGAGTTGAACGACAAGGATACTACTGACGAAGCCGAATAGCACAAGAGGAAGGTACATTCATGACGCAAAAACGCGATTATTATGAAATTCTGAATGTGAATCGTGATGCTGATGACGATGAGATAAAAAGGGCTTACCGTAAACTTGCTATCAAATTCCATCCAGATAAAAACCCTGGGGATAAAGAGGCAGAGAATAAATTCAAGGAAGCTACAGAGGCCTACGAGGTCCTGCGTACGGCTGAAAAACGACAAGTTTATGATAGGTTCGGACATGCCGGATTAGAGGGTAGCGGGCAGGACTTTGGCGGGTTTGGCGTGAACCTTGACGATATTTTCGGAGATGTCTTTGGAGATCTTTTAGGAGGCTTCGGGGCAACCCAACGCACACCTAAACGCGGACGGAGTTTACAATACAACCTCGAAGTCACACTTGAAGATGTCATCTATGGCAAAGAGATTAGGATTCAGGTGCCACGCGTGGAATCTTGTTCGACCTGTGACGGCAGTGGAGCAGAGAAGGGAACACGGATTGTAACATGCCCACAATGCTATGGCAGAGGTCAAGTCAGCCAAACGCAAGGCTTCTTTACAATGTCCCGAACATGTTCAAACTGCCGTGGTGAAGGTGAAATTATTCAAGAACCGTGTCCATCTTGCACCGGAAAGGGTCTTGTCCGAAATATGACTGACATCAAACTGAAGGTTGACAAAGGCGTTGACACAGGTTTCAAGTATAAATTGAGTGGCGAAGGTGAAGCGGGGGCTAATGGCGCGCCTCCGGGCGACCTGTTTGTTGTCATCAATGTTACCCCGCACGAACGGTTTCAACGTAACCAAAATGATCTCATTACGTCAGTCAAGATTTCGTTTGTTCAAGCAGCCTTGGGCGCAAAAATCAAAGTCAATAGCATCGATGGAACTGAAGAGTTGCAAATTCCGCCCGGTATACAATACGGTACGCGGTTACGTATCCCGAACAAAGGTGTCCCGCATTATAGGCGGTCCTATTCAGGCGATCTGGTGGTTACTATAGAGATCGAAACACCGAAAAACCTCAATGTAGCAGAACGCGAAAAGTTATCGGAATTCGCAAGTTTGCGGAGTGAACCGCATCATAACGAAAACGGCGGATTTTGGGATAAACTCCTCGGTCGCCATGATGATGACGAAGACATCTGATAGATAGCACCGGACCTCACCATTTAATAGTAAAAAAAAATGAATTGGGCGAAAATTACGGTAACCACCTCCCAAGAGGCTTCTGAGGCGGTCGCGAATTTCCTCCTCGAATTGAACGCGACAGGCGTTGAACTCAAGGAGAGCGATGTGTCTACGGTCAACCTGATTGCCTACTATCCATTAGATGACCGTGTGGGTGGACGCATACAGCGGCTCCGTAACTTCCTTTCAGAACTGCCGACCTGGGGAATTTCGCCACACCCCGCCAGAATCGACTTACACCCCGTCAAATCTGAGGATTGGGAAGAAGCGTGGAAAGCCGCTTTTCCACCACAACGCATTGGAAAACAAATTCTCATCATACCAACGTGGCGCGACGCGCCTCACAATGAAACAGACGTTGTCATTCGACTTGATCCGGGGATGGCATTCGGGACAGGACAACATCCTACCACGCGACTCTCCCTCGAACTATTGGAAGCCGTGATTGAATCACACTACCACGTCGCCGATATCGGAACTGGGTCTGGTATCTTAACCATTGCCGCTGTGAAACTGGGGGCACAACGGGTTGACGCAATCGAATTAGATCCGACAGCCATTCCCGTTGCAGCAGCGAATTTTGAAGCAAATAGCGTTGCAGGAAAAGTCCACTTGTCCCAAGGCGATGGTCTCAAGGACGTAGAAGGCAAATACCACCTCATCATCGGGAATATCCTAACGAAAGTGGTTCTCCCTATCATCCCATACTGCGCGCCACGGCTTCACGAGGCGGGAACTGTCATCTTCTCAGGGATACTTGATACAGAGCTCGGACAGATTAAATCGGTTCTGGAAGAGAACCGGTTTCGGTGCTTACAGGTTATACGTGAAACAGAAGATGATATAACTTGGGTCGGCATCAAAGCGGTTTCTGAATCGGCGGCTGCGCGATAGCACCTATTGGGGTTCCTCTTTTGAGAGTCCATGGCAGAGGACACATTTACCGAGATTCAAATGCGGCATTGTCGGTGACGTTTCGTCTCCGATTAGATGGCATTTCAGACAGTCAGCGTTTTCCTCTGAAGCGCGATGCTCTTCAATGTTAGAACGCGCTGGGGCAGCGTTGAAAAAGAGGATAACCATAACTATCGCAAAAATAAGACCGATCACGCTCACAATAACCATAAGCGTTTTGGCACTGGCTTGTTCCGTTGGCATGTGGCTAAAATGAGACTCCTTATTGGAAAAACGGAAAGAGGGTAGGGATATTTTCTGCTGTCAATGGTGAACCGTACTCGCATCCTTCAAACGCCTCAGCATATTGAATCTGGGTCCCCGACGCTTCACCATAGCGTGCTATCAGCAAATCCCGGTATTTATCGGCTGTGTCGCGAAAACGATTTAAACGTCCTTCGGCGAGCCATGCGCGACGTTCCGAGGCATCAGTAGGCACACTGTCCAATCTGCCGCTGTTGTAAGGCAGCCATTCATAGAACTGTGATACGTGACAGTGGAGCATATCAAGTTTCTGTTCAATAACAGCGTCGATACCGACAACAACATCCGGTGTAAACGGGTAGGGTTTCATGAAACCGTCGCTTAAATAGGCAATAACCGGGTTTGTCTCTAAATGCGGTGTAAGCGCACAGATATTCGGGACGGTCACCATATACGCCGCATCCTGCACCAAAGTTGAGGTATACCGATGATCGGGATGGTAATCGTTCGGACGGTGCGTCATAATTAGGTCTGGTTGGAACTCACGAATCGCGCGAATAATCTTGTAACGGTTTTCTAATGTCGGCATCAGTTCGCCATCGTGATTATCCAGCAGTTCATATTCAATACCGATAACTTCAGCAGCGGCTTGTGCTTCAGCATATCGTCGTTGTGCCAAGGGACCGCCACCCATTTCGTGGTGTCCAGCATCACCGTTTGTAACGGAAACAAATTTAACGCGATGTCCCTGTTGCCCATACAGCGCAGCGACACCGCCTGCTTTAATATCACAATCGTCGGGATGCGCCCCGAAAACCAAAACATTTATCTGTTTTTTTAACATTTCGTATTTTCCTATAAATTCGCCTCTTTTGTAGCATAAACTTTTAGTTTGTGCAAAATTCCAAATCACATTCGCATCTTGAAACCACTAACTCTCTCTGAAGGGAACAGCAATAGCAAATACAAAACCATGAATAACTGGAAAGTTGAAGTCTCCTATAAACCCGAAGTCCCCGATACCATTGGACAAGGTATCCTTGAAGATATAACCGACCTCGGCATTAGCGGTGTCGATTCCGTCCGCACAGCCACAGTTTACTGGATCGAAGGCACACTCGATGCACAGGCGATTGACCAAATCGGTGCCGAACTGCTCGCGGATCCAATCA is a window encoding:
- a CDS encoding RNA methyltransferase, with translation MTNYDEVIAFLERENPDAEEVLQFKQAYQTFLEIGEWHPTYQVLTTGWQTLDGVLLMTPENLLDVDYRVYLSATTERSLRELLLAFPRRCSGMFHPIENWMDNGIRDILEGEVVHTDPGRFYRGVKRGSGTVSVQRTVSKRKDAVATHIRKLGTLKGKLEHSQFVVEGDLMIERAVSDGLPIEALFYTTALLATPNGKSLLKRSLADNISCYQVSDGVMGSVTTTRPVPSVVASVHFKFKHFLPDAGEPNFHFSPQCTMLIAENIANPDNLGMTLRTADAAGVSAVLLSSIGASPFHKNCIRASRGAVGRLPLYYATDIVQVVTRLRAVGWNVLGGTSSAEKELQTTSFSLPTAIIVGNENTGLSAEVRESCTELVRIPMASGQSSLNVAVAAGVLLYELTRQHRI
- a CDS encoding nucleotide exchange factor GrpE, translating into MSDVKKIYIETEIEPNQENDPDEPEEKTFVARMREIAETALDTIKSEVKKEIEAHIAPVEETAANLSSKIKEEVAATVQRVHEQYETEREALFRTELEKEVEAAVEHVHEAYKAERDLLLRTAAEAENTKKRMETDYQRKLKYANEEILEGMVPVLDSLEAAIKSATEKVETDDASPEITTFSEGVELVHKQLLTALSNHGLIPIEAVGKTFDPYRHEALMAVASDEIPEGEVMEEFRRGYMLHTRVLRASQVVVSQGPTIEEVSKELNDKDTTDEAE
- the lpxD gene encoding UDP-3-O-(3-hydroxymyristoyl)glucosamine N-acyltransferase, with amino-acid sequence MKLKEICERLNGDLSGDGDIEITGVSGINEALPTHITFVANPKYLAAIATTQAGAIIIGQGVNGNGKPTIRVENPYWAFVKVLEMFSWDKNHRALPGVDETAILGKNVKLGERVSIQAFTYIADNVEIGDDTVIQPFVYIGEGSKIGANGLIYPHVSIREEVTIGDRVIIHCGAVIGSDGFGFAPVSNRHHKIPQIGTVVIEDDVEIGANTTIDRATLSETLIKRGTKLDNLVQIAHNVVIGEDCCLAAQVGIAGSTILGDRVNIAGHGGAAGHLTLGEDSVVYAKSAVTKDMPPGSHLSGFPARPHKQELRIHAATRKLPELLPEFAKLQKRVAELEAKIQESEDAS
- the prmA gene encoding 50S ribosomal protein L11 methyltransferase; translation: MNWAKITVTTSQEASEAVANFLLELNATGVELKESDVSTVNLIAYYPLDDRVGGRIQRLRNFLSELPTWGISPHPARIDLHPVKSEDWEEAWKAAFPPQRIGKQILIIPTWRDAPHNETDVVIRLDPGMAFGTGQHPTTRLSLELLEAVIESHYHVADIGTGSGILTIAAVKLGAQRVDAIELDPTAIPVAAANFEANSVAGKVHLSQGDGLKDVEGKYHLIIGNILTKVVLPIIPYCAPRLHEAGTVIFSGILDTELGQIKSVLEENRFRCLQVIRETEDDITWVGIKAVSESAAAR
- a CDS encoding geranylgeranylglycerol-phosphate geranylgeranyltransferase: MKTVLAYLELARPLNGIIAFISAWLGGLFASQGTTENLLDTRLLLVSISALLLLSAGNAINDYCDYKIDRINRPQRPLPSGQIQRRHALIFAIVLIVIGIYLGTLINRNATGIAILVSVALVSYAFWLKRTVFVGNLVVSGLTGVTFISGGVAIESVQGTLVPAIFAFLFTAAREIIKDLEDTDGDMKNGVRTLAILNRHLAVAAALGFMALVILFSPIPYLFGWYSWHYLFAVVIGVDFVLIGLAIRLLRDASKESCASIQHWMKWDIFVGLGAIYLGIFL
- the dnaJ gene encoding molecular chaperone DnaJ, with protein sequence MTQKRDYYEILNVNRDADDDEIKRAYRKLAIKFHPDKNPGDKEAENKFKEATEAYEVLRTAEKRQVYDRFGHAGLEGSGQDFGGFGVNLDDIFGDVFGDLLGGFGATQRTPKRGRSLQYNLEVTLEDVIYGKEIRIQVPRVESCSTCDGSGAEKGTRIVTCPQCYGRGQVSQTQGFFTMSRTCSNCRGEGEIIQEPCPSCTGKGLVRNMTDIKLKVDKGVDTGFKYKLSGEGEAGANGAPPGDLFVVINVTPHERFQRNQNDLITSVKISFVQAALGAKIKVNSIDGTEELQIPPGIQYGTRLRIPNKGVPHYRRSYSGDLVVTIEIETPKNLNVAEREKLSEFASLRSEPHHNENGGFWDKLLGRHDDDEDI
- the bamA gene encoding outer membrane protein assembly factor BamA — protein: MDALKNILALIIIGLTAISAYAQEDADTVLGPQPANTVEQSEETATNQAPSASVTQPSVNAMLLVRKISFEGVKTASEDMLRTLIQTQIGSEVSEELLTEDLKSLYKDTGFFSELEVDVRPFEDSGLEIVYKVVESPKISGINIIGNENLGLGKLKDELTLRPSEIYSDRRRWESERALRQLYHEKGYYLVGIQTHLDASKTDETSDPDEENTVQVTFEINEGPRVRIEEINFIGNAQVTNSKLEKKLKTRTGKPFDQMLFEEEDLSLNLRNYYQDLGFAQVKILGYEKRFTEDKTGLVLDITVDEGPEFIIGTYTLELEGGAKTLFSEKKIRNMLDPAEGEIFNRATFDESIGKLQQAYLDKGYLLSEILPIPIFDEENGVVNITLQINEGDVTIIDNVTITGLEKTKEYVVKRELDWLGIKSDELLDVKSLRKARQRLFQMGSFIRAVDFVPSPTGEENRQELKVNIAETPRTGMLSLGGGYGSEGGIFGVAEVGQNNFRGRAYRVHLKGELGTRDHHTAELSFGTPWILGTPTRLNARLYNNRRFRRYYGTVGSALRSRSLYGSYYNTDRYMWSRRGASLTLGHPIGQDIDASVSFRNEHVETSSQTLNNEESSLYNRSTRSVRFTLGRDTRDYRTSLFDPAGGSFNTLSYEYSGGILGADNQFQKYYADTSWFYNPWWNHVIALHGRAGLMRSESTDSYFLFYERFFLGGVDSIRGYEDWEIYPDPDESGVINPYGGDKVFFANLEYRIPISQQLTGALFFDIGQVWDENTKNVFSQINMKRGLGVEARLTMLGMLVRLGWGYGLDRITGEPAGKFHFTVGPGF
- a CDS encoding geranylgeranylglyceryl/heptaprenylglyceryl phosphate synthase, with protein sequence MRSNWVLNHFNEVLKKYSAGYFVLIDPEECELAMCAKLAGEIEKAGADAILLGGSFLTNDLHPIATALKQETTLPIVLFPGDSMHLTPHADAILYISLISGRNPNYLIGEQVKAAPWIQRYRLEAIPTGYMLIEGGSRTAVEFMSGTTPIPRDKPDIAGPHALAAEYLGMQMVYLEAGSGAAHPVPNEMISTVKAQINIPLIVGGGIRTPEIAAKIVAAGADFVVTGNVLEKNGSFELMKAFADAVHGHAVEVS
- a CDS encoding OmpH family outer membrane protein, whose amino-acid sequence is MKSFQLGACKARLTLLLFVFFAAFCLSSGSIGQESFKIGVVNTQVVLEGSQQATDATDILKAASERLRTKLDTLGEEIRTLQEKKAKTELFVERAQTADLDNEIRLKQQEYQREVEIGQQALLEKEQELMEPIYNSLQELIVKVGESENFDIILEKRLITLYVKEEFDLTQRLIGLMNEAKAETSE
- a CDS encoding PIG-L family deacetylase gives rise to the protein MLKKQINVLVFGAHPDDCDIKAGGVAALYGQQGHRVKFVSVTNGDAGHHEMGGGPLAQRRYAEAQAAAEVIGIEYELLDNHDGELMPTLENRYKIIRAIREFQPDLIMTHRPNDYHPDHRYTSTLVQDAAYMVTVPNICALTPHLETNPVIAYLSDGFMKPYPFTPDVVVGIDAVIEQKLDMLHCHVSQFYEWLPYNSGRLDSVPTDASERRAWLAEGRLNRFRDTADKYRDLLIARYGEASGTQIQYAEAFEGCEYGSPLTAENIPTLFPFFQ